Proteins encoded within one genomic window of Panicum virgatum strain AP13 chromosome 1N, P.virgatum_v5, whole genome shotgun sequence:
- the LOC120654132 gene encoding uncharacterized protein LOC120654132, with protein MAQEVNRVDLDEVPEVVTQVGGAQQVEESAEQRTRGAMRWTSAMSKFVLKRTCQLIETGVRTDKGFKEVHLNQVAKYLQEFTGNELSGTQVYNHLRKWRQRWVRVSKLRELSGALWVDDVCMISLEEEHYLGHIKAHSKDAEFLNKHIENYKKMETIFGNGLATGKYAMGSNVALGSPSDFANGFVKTEPCDEDKSAKVMEDAASSSFCAVPSFVQDRANWSLQHFAPILLV; from the exons ATGGCTCAGGAAGTGAATAGGGTTGACCTGGACGAGGTTCCTGAGGTTGTCACCCAGGTTGGTGGGGCtcagcaagttgaagagagtgCTGAGCAGCGCACTAGGGGTGCTATGCGCTGGACTAGTGCCATGTCTAAGTTTGTGCTAAAGCGTACGTGCCAGCTAATTGAGACTGGGGTTAGAACTGACAAGGGATTCAAAGAAGTCCATTTGAACCAAGTTGCCAAGTACTTGCAGGAGTTTACTGGCAATGAGCTTTCTGGGACTCAAGTCTATAACCATTTGAGGAAGTGGAGACAGAGGTGGGTGAGGGTGTCCAAGCTTAGGGAACTCAGTGGTGCCCTATGGGTTGATGATGTGTGCATGATTAGCTTGGAGGAGGAGCACTACCTGGGACACATCAAG GCTCACTCCAAGGATGCCGAATTTCTCAACAAGCACATAGAAAACTACAAGAAGATGGAGACCATTTTTGGGAATGGTTTGGCCACTGGCAAGTATGCCATGGGTTCCAATGTGGCTTTAGGTAGCCCTTCTGACTTTGCTAATGGCTTTGTGAAGACTGAACCATGTGATGAGGATAAGTCAGCAAAAGTTATGGAGGATgctgcttcctcctccttttGTGCAGTTCCTTCTTTTGTACAGGACAGAGCTAACTGGAGCTTGCAACACTTTGCTCCTATTCTTTTGGTTTGA